ATACCCACCGCATTAGCCAGTTTTTCCAGCTCATCGGCGGCCATCTCCGGGTTTTTCGCTGCGACCAGCCGACGTGCGCGCTCAAGGGTCTCATCCAGCAGTTCAGTCAGTTTTACCGTACCGCCAGCGCGGGTTTTAAAGGGCTTACCATCTTTACCGAGCATCATACCGAACATATGATGTTCCAGCGATACAAACTCAGGTACGTAGCCCGCTTTACGCACAATCGCCCATGCCTGCATCAAATGCTGATGTTGACGGGAGTCGGTATAATAAAGAATGCGGTCAGCATGCAGGGTTTCATAACGATATTTCGCACAGGCGATATCTGTCGTGGTGTAAAGATAGCCGCCATCCTTTTTCTGGATGATGACCCCCATCGCTTCCCCTTCTTTATTTTTGTACTCATCGAGGAACACCACGGTTGCCCCTTCACTCTCGACAGCCAGACCTTTGCTTTTCAGATCAGCGACGATCTCAGCGAGCATGGGGTTATACAGGCTCTCTCCCATGACATCATCGCGCGTGAGAGTGACATTCAGACGGTTATAAGTGGCCTGATTTTGTGACATGGTAATATCGATAAGCTTACGCCACATTTGACGGCAATATTCATCACCACTTTGTAGTTTGACGACGTAGCTCCGGGCACGTTCGGCAAAAGCGTCATCTTCATCGTAGTGTTTCTTTGCCGCACGATAAAAACTTTCCAGATCTGCCAGCGCCATATCATCGGCATTCTCTTGTTGCTGTTTTTCCAGATAGGCGATCAGCATCCCGAATTGCGTTCCCCAGTCACCAACATGGTTAGCGCGGATAACTTTATGACCAAGAAACTCAAGAGTACGTACAGCAGCATCACCAATGATAGTGGAACGCAGATGGCCGACATGCATTTCCTTCGCGACATTGGGCGCAGAGTAATCAACCACGATAGTTTGTGGGGAGGGCGAAGTGACGCCAAGGCGTTCAGACTGCAGTGCATCATTAATGTTTTTGGCTAAAAACTGGGGATCAAGAAAAATGTTAATAAAACCCGGTCCGGCAATTTCTACCCGCGTTGCGATACCCGTAAGATCGAGATGAGATAATACCTGCTCAGCAAACTGCCGTGGTGCCATTGCCAGTTTTTTCGCCACGGCCATCACCCCATTGGCCTGATAATCACCGAACTGGACTTTTGCTGACTGACGCACCTGAGGTTCGCAATCGGCAGGCGCACCTGCCGCAATCAGTGCCTGGCTGACTTTTTCTGAGAGAAGAGCCTGAATATTCACCAAAATACCTTACATTGAAAATGCGACCACCCGGCAAAGAGAGTGACGCAGAAAGAGAGATAGTGTTTGCCCGGAGTATACTGTATTTGCTTTCCGGCGTCAGTATTACTCATGTTATTGAACAAGCGACCTGGCGTAAATATCATTACACTCAAGTCGACCTTGATCGGCTGTTGGTTATCGTGGATAAAAGCGATAAATTAATATTCCTTATATTATTGGTTTGAGGTTAAACATGGCAAATTGGCAGCAAATTGATGAACTGTATGACATTGCCGCGGATTTGCCGCGTTTTAGCAAAGCGCTAAACGATCTCGCCGGGGGAGTGGGGCTCAATATTGCGCCGCTTGATGCCGATCATATATCGCTTCGCTGTCACCAGATCAGTACCGCAGAACGCTGGCGGCGGGGATTCGAACAGTGTGGTATGCTGCTTGCGGAAAAAACCATCAATGGTCGTCCGATCTGCTTATTTATTCTTAACAAACCCATCTGTGTTGCACACTGGCGTTTTTATATCGTTGAATTACCGTGGCCTGGCGAAAAACACTATCCCCATGAAGGCTGGGAACATATAGAAATTGTGCTACCTGGAGAGCCTGATTTACTGAGTGCGCGAGCGCTGGCGTTGCTCGCGGATGAAGGTCTGAAACAACCGGGAATTAACATAAAAACCAGTATGCCGCGGGCTGAGAACGAAAGCCTTGCCAATCCGACACTGGCAGTGACCAATGGCGATGTAACGATTAAATTTCATCCCTGGTCACTGATGCAAATTGTTACCAGTGAGCAACCTGCGGAAGAATAAATAAAAAGGCATCGCATGATTTGAAATCTGTTACTGTCGCCTGAGTCGCCTGACTAAATAACTTCGCAAAATAATAGATCACTTTGAGGGAACTCAGCCCGGATTTTGCGATCTGATCAATCGCCAGACATCACAAATCACAAACCGGACTGAGCGATGCCGATCATAGCAGCTATTTCTCCTGAAGAACGACGTTTTATGCGTAAAGAAGCACAGCAGACTCGCGATAAAAACGATGCACGGCGGATAATCGCTATGCTTATGTTGCATCAGGGAATGACTGTTACCGATGTCGCCCGGCTGCTCTGTGCCGCCCGTTCATCTGTGGGCCGCTGGATAAACGGGTTCACGTTATAGGGTACTGAAGGCCTCAGAAGCCTCAGACCCGGACGAGAGCAGCACTGGCCTGTTACCGATATCTTACGGGTTCTGCCATTGCTGATTCAGCGTACCCCGAAAGATTATGGCTGGTTACGTTCACGGTGGAGTACAGAATTGCTGGCCCGTATCGTCAACCAGGTTTTTAATATAACGCTTCATCGTTCAACGCTGCACCGCTACCTGAAACAGGCGGGAATAGTCTGGAGAAGAGCAGCGCCCACGCTGAAAATCAGAGACCCGCATTATGATGAAAAACAGTCCGCTATAGAGCAGGCTCTGGCTCAGGATCAGGCAGAAAATCCGGTGTTTTATCAGGATGAAGTTGATATTGACCTGAACCCAAAAATCGGCGCTGACTGGATGCTCAGAGGACAACAGAAACGAGTTGCCACGCCGGGACAGAATCAGAAGCATTACCTGGCCGGGGCGCTGCATGCAGATACAGGAAAAGTTCATTACGTCAGTGGCAGCAATAAGAACTCTGATTTATTTATCCGTTTGCTGGAAACACTCCGCCGCACATACCGTCGGGCAAAGACCATCACGGTGATAGCAGATAACTACGTTATTCATAAAAGCCGGAAAGTGGAGCACTGGCTGGACGGGAATAAAAAATTCAGGGTGTTGTTCCTGCCGGTATATTTACCATGGCTGAATCCAGTAGAACGGTTGTGGCTGTCCTTACATGAAACGGTCACACGGAATCATTCGTGCCGGTACATGTGGCAACTACTGAAACAGGTAAAGCAGTTTATGAAAGTTGCCTCCCCATTTCCCGGTAGCTGTCTGGGGCTGGCGAAAGTGGAGCGTTAATATGAGAAGTTATTTAGTGCCAGGAAGAGGGCTCTTCACGGATTGCCATCGGTATGGCACGAATAGCAGCATCCGGTCAGCAGAAAAAGGACTTGCATTAATTACGGAACTTATTACTGCCAGTGATACTCCAATTACCATGACGGGTACAGGAATAAGAGTCACAAATGTGGTGAAGTTTCTTCAGGCGGGGAGAAAAGCGACTACCGTCTTGCTCTGTCGATATCAGCATATCGCGACCCAAATGAGTCTTCATGTAACGCCACTGACGGTAGTGCGACAGCTATGAAGAAAATACTCGCTGTATAGGATGAACCGGATTTTTTTGCAGCGCATCATATTGCCCAATATGATGCTTGCCAGTACCAGACCCCTGCCATTTAAACAGGGGTCTTTTTTTCACCTCTTTTTTTTGCCAGCGATAGCTGGGTTTCTGGTTTATGGGCAATCAGTACGGCGCGTTGTGGCGCCGGATATCCCTCAAGGGTTTTATGCTTATCGTTAGGATCGAGAAAATCAGCCAGCGACTCGCTGCTCATCCATGCTGTCCGGCGCTGTTCTTCACAGCTTGTCACGCAGGTATCAACGATGCGGACATCAATAAAACCACATTTTTCCAGCCATATTTTTAATGCCGCAGTGGACGGGATAAAGTAAACATTGCGCATTTGAGCGTAACGATCGCCGGGCACCAGCACACACTGTTCATCCCCCTCAATCACCAGGGTTTCCAGTACCAGTTCGCCACCTTCAATGAGCTGATCTTTGAGCTGTAACAGATGATCGAGCGGTGAGCGACGGTGATAAAGTACCCCCATAGAAAACACAGTATCAAAAGCATTCAGTGCAGGCAGTTGTTCAATGCCTAAAGGCAGCAAATGCGCACGCTGATCACTGCCCAGTAACTTTCGTACCGCTTCAAACTGACATAAAAAGAGTGGGGTCGGATCGATACCCACCGCCATGCGCGCACCTGCGCCAATCATCCGCCATAAGTGATAACCACTGCCACAACCGACATCCAGAATGATCCGCCCCCGGAGATCGGAAAGGTGCGGTAATACACGCTGCCATTTCCAGTCTGAACGCCACTCGGTATCGATATCCACGCCATAAAGCGAATAAGGCCCTTTGCGCCACGGCATCAGATTTTTGAGTAAATTCTCAATACGCAGGCGCTGACCTTCGCTTAACGGCGTCTGGCTTTCGGCTGTCACACTATGACGAAGATCCAGCTGACAGGGTGTCAGGGCAGGCAGAAAGTCGACAGCGCGTGACCACGTCGCAAACTGGCCGTGTTGTGCTTCACGTTGCCAGCAGGCAAGCTGGGCGGGGAGTGTTTCCAGCCAGTGTGTTAACCGGCCTTTCGCGATTTGCTGATAGAAATGACTGAAATCGATCATGCTTGTTCTTCGGATTTTATCGCCAGCAGTGAACCAAAATTAAAGCATTGAAACCATAATTCGGCATGTGTAAATCCCGCTTTATATAATCGAGCTTTATGGGTATCCACGGAGTCCGTCAACATGACGTTTTCCAGCATACTCCGCTTCTGGCTGATTTCCAGCTCGCTGTAGCCATTAGCGCGCTTAAAATCATGGTGCATATCGAAAAGCAATTCATCCAGCCGGGCATCGGTAAAACTGAACTTCTCTGACAGTACCAGCGCGCCACCGGGATTCAGCCCGCTGTAGACTTTATCAACAATAGCCTGACGTTCCGCGGGGGCAAGAAACTGCAAGGTAAAATTCAACACCACCAGTGAAGCATTTTCAATGCGAATATCACGAATATCGCTTTCTACAACCGTGACAGGTGTGGGCGCTTTATAAGCATCAATATGACGACGACAACGCTCAATCATGGCGGTGGAATTATCGACAGCGATAATCTGACAGTCAGTATGGATAATATTCCGTCGGATAGAGAGCGTTGCGGCACCGAGTGAGCAACCGAGATCGTAAATCCGGGTGGTGGGTCGGACAAAACGTTTAGCCAGCATGCCGATCATCGAAATAATACTGGAATAACCTGGAATGGAACGCTGGATCATATCAGGAAAAACTTCAGCAACCCGTTCATCAAAAGTCCAGTCGCCGAGGCTGGCAATCGGTGTGGCAAAGAGCGTATCACGGTGAGGCATAATCGGGATCCGAAAAAATAAAAACGGCGTATTGTGCGCTAATGCAGCGGGAAAGCCAACCATCGTTAATGACGTTGTGAAAAATAACACCACAGACCAATGGCTGAAAGAGGGGAGGCTATTATCTGAACTATTTCCGGATAACCGATGAGCGAAAAAATGACTCTCCTTGCACAGTCATCAGGAGATCGACACGATGAAGATCGTCATTTATAATCATGAATATCAGCATATGATTTCGGAAAATGATGAAAAATCAAGCCAATAAATGCTCATGATTTCATGACGGCCAGGCGATAATCAGCGATCGTGATCAAATATGCATAACACTATGCAACCGAAGGCTATTATTAACGAGGCGTCGTTGTGATGCCTGTATATCCGTGCCTCTTGTTTGTCCTTGCCTGCCCGGTGGGTGGCCTGCGCCAGCGGGGCGAAGCCGTGCTCGTCTTCGTACATCTACAAGTGGCTGTGGCAGTTTTTTAGAGTATGCATCCAGATACCTGTTTCCTGATTGCGCTATATTGTATATATTGTCAGCTTTGTTAAATAAATAGATTTTATGCTGTCACCTCTCGGTAGATCGTTTCTCGCATAATGTAAAATCAAACAGTTAGATATCAGAATGTGATGACCAACAACGATGTGCAAATTTTTCTACCGAGAAAATGTCGTTTGACATTCAGTTATCCGATTTATTCAACAAAGCCTATATTGCCTTGATATTTAATATAACAATCATTATTAATGATATAGCAATTTACTATCATATAGATGAAAAACGCTCAATCCCACCAACAGGAACGGTATATCTGAAAAGATATTTAGTTTTTTCTTCTGTTCTCACTTTTATGTCAACCATTCCTGAGCATATTTTAAAATTGCGACAAGATTATCAGGACTTCCATATCCATCAAAATGATTATCATTTGCATTTATAACTATCCAGGCGTCATCTTCGTCTATATTAATTGTCTTTGATTTTCTTCCATACTCACCACTTATAGAAACCTTCCAGCCTGGATTGTCTATCGTACTGATGTCAAAACCATATTCATGTTCCCATTTGCCATTGCATTTGGATTGATACCAGTTTTGCAAAAAAATCAATATATCCTGATGCATCTATAATAACTTTTTTAATTTTGCCAACTTCCTGGCAACGCGTATATCTTGCTTAGTTGCCCCATGTACGATTTCCGTTTTCTTTAAAGGAAATCGTTGCCCATCTGGTGTGATATTTACTTGCGATGATTGTACGTGTGGCGTTGGAATATCCATTTGAGATAGTTTATCGAAATGAGAGCGGCCTCTTAAATCAATATGTCCAATTGTTGCTGGAGTCGAAAAATCAACAGAGTTCTTATTAATTCTATCTGATAACTCCTCAGCCATCTCCTGAGCATCTTTAGGACGACGATCAGGCTGACACTTTGCCAGCCCCAACGGATCAATCCACGTCAGCGGCTCTGGCGCATACTGATACGGATTCAGGCCGCCAGTAAGACCAGTCGGGCCCTGGCTGATAAAGCGGCCGCACTCCGGATCGTAGTAGCGAAAACGATTATAGTGTAATCCTGTTTCTGCGCCATGGTATTGTCCCTGATAACGCAGCGGCTGGTGGATTTCCTCTTCGTTGCAGGCTCTCACCTGTGCAGTGTGGCCCCAGCCGTGGTAGTCGGCCCACCAGACGATATTGCCCTGGGCATCGGTCAGTTCGCGCGGCAGGCCGGAGGCGTCGTTGTGATACCCGTATATCCGTGCCTCTTTTATGTTCTTGCCCGCCCGGTGGGTGACCAGGGCCAGCGGGGCGAAGCCGTGCTCGTCTTCATAAATCCATAAGTGGCTGCGCTGGTCGCTGTCCCAGATGAAAACCGTGACCCCGCTGGCGTCCTGCTTCCACGTCCGGCGGCCAAAACCATCATAGCCGTAGCGGCAGCATTGGGTTTTGCCGTTGCGGATACTGACCACTTGCTCCAGCTGATGTTCGGCGTTCCAGCGCAGTTGCTGACGGGTGTTGCGATTGCTGTCACTGTATCTGGCGGCTCAGTCGTCCGGCCTGGTCATACTGATAGCGGCTGTAAATCGCCCCCTGGCTGCGGCGCACCTCCCGGTGCAGGGCATCACGTTCACTTTCGCAGATAATCCGCTGGTCAAGGTTGACCTGAATACGGTGGCCGTTTCCGTAATAACTGTTTTTCAGCTGCCGTCCGGCAGGATGGTGTGGGTGCGGTGGCCGGTTTCGTCATAGTGATGGCGTAACAGATAATCGTGGCTACGAATCATCTGGCGTTCAGTGATAAGCTGGCTGGTGGCGTCCCACTCAAACTCTGTCCGTCCGCCGGGGGTGATGGCGGTTATCAGTCGCCCCATCAGGTCATAGCGGTAACGGCGGGTGATGCCGTCAAAGCCGCATTCGCAGACAGGATTATCATTGTGGTCATACTGGCGGGTGTAGCGGGCGCCGTTTTCACTGACCAGCGCACTCAGGCGGCGGGCGATGTCATATTCATACCTGACCTGATGCCCGGCAGCATCGGTGCGGCTCAGGGGCTGACCATCGCCGGCATACTGCCAGCGGGTGACCTGGCCCTGCGGGTCGCGCCAGGCGGTGAGCCTTTGCCAGCGGTCATAACTGAAGGTTTCCGTGCCGCCGTCAGGGTGAGTGATTTTCACCAGCAGGCCATCCTGACGGTGAAGCATCTGTGTGCGGTTGCCTGCGGCGTCAGTCTGCTCCCTCAGCCAGCCATAACGGTCATAGTCATACGTGGTGGTGCGACCACTGCAGTCAGTGTGGCGGGTGACCAGCCCGGCACTGTTGTAAGTGGGACGCTGAATACCGGAAGCAGCATCGCAAATCCTGGTCAGGTTGCCCTGGTCATCGTGGTTGTATTCGGTTATCCGTCCCGCTTCGTCCATCATGCGGATAAGATTGCCCACAACATCATAGGTGAACTCCTGTCTGCTGCCGTGCATGTCAGTAATACTGCGCGGCAGGTTCCAGCGCGGGTGCCAGTCGAAGTCGGTGGTTTCACCGTCCGGGGCGATGATTTTCATCAGGTTGCCGCGTTCATCATAATAACAGCGGGTCAGCGGTCCGGCGGTTAAGCGGGGTGTAGCGATATTTTGACGCTTTGGCCATCGTACCTGCGGTGGGTAACATCAGCCATCCATTAATGTACAAGAACTGTTCATGCAAGCGGCGTAATCAGGCGGTCGGGCTTATCGTGTGACGGAAATTCTATTATAATGATCGTCTTTTTCATTCAGTTGTGACACTCGGCTAACGCGGTGATTTACCACCGACGGCTAAGTTAAGGGATATCTCATGCGTACAGAATATTGTGGGCAGCTCGGTCTGTCTCACGTCGGGCAACAGGTGACGCTGTGTGGTTGGGTCAACCGTCGCCGTGATCTTGGTAGCCTTATCTTTATTGATATGCGTGACCGTGAAGGTATTGTCCAGGTCTTTTTCGATCCGGATCGGGCAGAGGTGTTAAAGCTGGCATCTGAACTGCGCAATGAGTTCTGCATTCAAATCACCGGTACGGTACGTGCGCGTGATGACAAAAACGTCAACAGAGATATGGCGACCGGGGAGATTGAAATTCTGGCATCTTCCCTGACGATTATTAATCGTGCTGAAGCGTTGCCACTCGATAGTAATCACGTCAATACAGAAGAAGCCCGACTGAAATATCGCTACCTTGATCTGCGTCGCCCTGAAATGGCACAACGTTTGAAAACACGCGCGAAAATCACTAGTTTTGTGCGTCGTTTTATGGATGATCATGGTTTCCTTGATATTGAAACCCCGATGCTGACGAAAGCGACGCCAGAAGGTGCTCGCGATTATCTGGTGCCGAGCCGCATTTATAAAGGTAAGTTCTACGCTCTGCCGCAATCTCCCCAGCTTTTTAAGCAGCTGCTGATGATGTCCGGATTCGATCGCTATTATCAGATAGTCAAATGTTTCCGCGACGAGGATTTGCGTGCTGACCGCCAGCCAGAATTTACCCAGATCGATGTGGAAACTTCCTTTATGACCGCGTCACAGGTACGCGAAGTGATGGAAGATCTTATCCGCCAGTTGTGGCTGGAAATAAAAGGGGTTGATCTGGGGCCATTTCCGGTAATGACTTTTGCGGAAGCTGAACGTCGTTATGGTTCAGATAAACCCGATCTGCGTAACCCGCTGGAGCTTATCGATATTGCTGACCTGGTTAAGACGGTGGAATTTGCTGTATTCTCTGGCCCGGCAAATGATGCGAAAGGGCGTGTGGCTGCGCTGCGTGTACCTGGCGGCAGCGCACTGACCCGCAAGCAAATTGATGAATACGGTAAGTTTGTTCAGGTTTATGGCGCCAAAGGGCTGGCATGGATGAAGGTCAATGAGCGGAGCAAAGGAATCGAAGGTGTTAACAGTCCGGTGGCGAAATTCCTCACTGCCAATATCACCGAAGCTATCCTT
The sequence above is drawn from the Enterobacteriaceae bacterium ESL0689 genome and encodes:
- a CDS encoding Imm53 family immunity protein, whose translation is MHQDILIFLQNWYQSKCNGKWEHEYGFDISTIDNPGWKVSISGEYGRKSKTINIDEDDAWIVINANDNHFDGYGSPDNLVAILKYAQEWLT
- the argS gene encoding arginine--tRNA ligase yields the protein MNIQALLSEKVSQALIAAGAPADCEPQVRQSAKVQFGDYQANGVMAVAKKLAMAPRQFAEQVLSHLDLTGIATRVEIAGPGFINIFLDPQFLAKNINDALQSERLGVTSPSPQTIVVDYSAPNVAKEMHVGHLRSTIIGDAAVRTLEFLGHKVIRANHVGDWGTQFGMLIAYLEKQQQENADDMALADLESFYRAAKKHYDEDDAFAERARSYVVKLQSGDEYCRQMWRKLIDITMSQNQATYNRLNVTLTRDDVMGESLYNPMLAEIVADLKSKGLAVESEGATVVFLDEYKNKEGEAMGVIIQKKDGGYLYTTTDIACAKYRYETLHADRILYYTDSRQHQHLMQAWAIVRKAGYVPEFVSLEHHMFGMMLGKDGKPFKTRAGGTVKLTELLDETLERARRLVAAKNPEMAADELEKLANAVGIGAVKYADLSKNRTTDYIFDWDNMLTFEGNTAPYMQYAYTRVLSIFRKADVDETILNTAPVLITEDREMQLAVRLLQFEETLTLVAREGTPHVMCSYLYDLAGLFSGFYEHCPILTAESEDIRNSRLKLAQLTARTLKLGLDTLGIETVERM
- the cmoB gene encoding tRNA 5-methoxyuridine(34)/uridine 5-oxyacetic acid(34) synthase CmoB — protein: MIDFSHFYQQIAKGRLTHWLETLPAQLACWQREAQHGQFATWSRAVDFLPALTPCQLDLRHSVTAESQTPLSEGQRLRIENLLKNLMPWRKGPYSLYGVDIDTEWRSDWKWQRVLPHLSDLRGRIILDVGCGSGYHLWRMIGAGARMAVGIDPTPLFLCQFEAVRKLLGSDQRAHLLPLGIEQLPALNAFDTVFSMGVLYHRRSPLDHLLQLKDQLIEGGELVLETLVIEGDEQCVLVPGDRYAQMRNVYFIPSTAALKIWLEKCGFIDVRIVDTCVTSCEEQRRTAWMSSESLADFLDPNDKHKTLEGYPAPQRAVLIAHKPETQLSLAKKRGEKKTPV
- the cmoA gene encoding carboxy-S-adenosyl-L-methionine synthase CmoA, which encodes MPHRDTLFATPIASLGDWTFDERVAEVFPDMIQRSIPGYSSIISMIGMLAKRFVRPTTRIYDLGCSLGAATLSIRRNIIHTDCQIIAVDNSTAMIERCRRHIDAYKAPTPVTVVESDIRDIRIENASLVVLNFTLQFLAPAERQAIVDKVYSGLNPGGALVLSEKFSFTDARLDELLFDMHHDFKRANGYSELEISQKRSMLENVMLTDSVDTHKARLYKAGFTHAELWFQCFNFGSLLAIKSEEQA
- the aspS gene encoding aspartate--tRNA ligase, which encodes MRTEYCGQLGLSHVGQQVTLCGWVNRRRDLGSLIFIDMRDREGIVQVFFDPDRAEVLKLASELRNEFCIQITGTVRARDDKNVNRDMATGEIEILASSLTIINRAEALPLDSNHVNTEEARLKYRYLDLRRPEMAQRLKTRAKITSFVRRFMDDHGFLDIETPMLTKATPEGARDYLVPSRIYKGKFYALPQSPQLFKQLLMMSGFDRYYQIVKCFRDEDLRADRQPEFTQIDVETSFMTASQVREVMEDLIRQLWLEIKGVDLGPFPVMTFAEAERRYGSDKPDLRNPLELIDIADLVKTVEFAVFSGPANDAKGRVAALRVPGGSALTRKQIDEYGKFVQVYGAKGLAWMKVNERSKGIEGVNSPVAKFLTANITEAILARTAAEDGDLIFFAAGDKKVVADALGALRLKVGNDLKLTDESRWAPLWVIDFPMFEDDGAGGLSAMHHPFTSPKDMTADELQAAPEEAVANAYDMVINGYEVGGGSVRIHNGDMQQTVFGILGIEEQEQREKFGFLLDALKYGTPPHAGLAFGLDRLTMLLTGTDNIRDVIAFPKTTAAACLMTEAPSVANPVMLTELGIQVAVKEKPTSAGEE
- a CDS encoding VOC family protein; the protein is MANWQQIDELYDIAADLPRFSKALNDLAGGVGLNIAPLDADHISLRCHQISTAERWRRGFEQCGMLLAEKTINGRPICLFILNKPICVAHWRFYIVELPWPGEKHYPHEGWEHIEIVLPGEPDLLSARALALLADEGLKQPGINIKTSMPRAENESLANPTLAVTNGDVTIKFHPWSLMQIVTSEQPAEE